CACACCACCCATCCTTCGTCTCCTCCTATGACTTCACACGTTTCTAGAGTGACGTCATCGTCAAGATTAGAGGAGGAAACTAGTAGATTGTCGTCGAGTCTATATTCGTGCATGATCCAGTCGGATTTTTGACCATGAGGGGCTCGACCTTTATAGAAGACAAGCGTTTTCCGCATACCGATTCTATCGCCATTGCTGTATATGATCTTGTCACGTCCGGTTGCTTTCCAGAATCCGACTGTGGTCGCTCGGTTGGTTCTTGTTCCCGTGGGATACTTCTTGTCCTTGTGGCTAAAGAAGTACCAATCGTTTTGGGGGGTTGTTCCAATCTTGCACATCTCTATATAGTAAAACAAAAGTTAGGTTCTAACTGATGAATCGTAATGGATGTAACTAAGatgtataattttatttcttctgCCAAATAGTATTATcggaaaaaataaatcaattaaatattataacatctCCTTAGAATCTCGCAAATCAAGTCGAACAatggtatatattttattttgtgaatATCCCTGAGATGAAATCActagtttttttaaaaccaaGATGAAATCACTAGTTGAAGCTTTTGAATTATGACTCAACGTGAAcggattaataaatttaatatcagCTCTGGTTATACGTTATgtgaaattatattaataagaCAAAGATATATGATGAACCTTGAATATCCCAAGGCTCGAGCTTGTTGAGATCAACATCACGAATAACATCGAGATCAATCTTGATGTTAGATATTTTTTTGCGGAGGTAATACTGCAAGAGCTCTTCCTCAGTCGGGTGAAACCTAAAGCCAGGAGGCACTTGTGACTGTCCGTTTACTGATATGTTCATTGTTAAAGACAGGAGAgagggaggaagaagaagatgatagaaCGAGTTTATAACTAACTACtgtgtgtttatatatacatgtgtGTGTACCTTTGACATAAACTGGCAAAAATAAATCATGCATGAGGAGAATGCATGTGTCCCATTGCTCTCACTTTTTTATTCTCTTTCTAAtaagtttttcttttgaattggaaagtactagttgtgtttcttgGATATTTGGTGTTTCCATGATGTCATCATCCGTTCGCATGTGCCGCCACTTACAAATAAACATACGAGCCTTTAAGaacttattttaataattcTGATTTGTCTGTTATCTATTCCCCAATGGAATTCCCGGCTAATATAGTTCTTTGAAAAATTACCATCTACTTCCTCCTCTACTTCctcctctgtttcatattaaatattgttttaaattttaaaaattgtttcattttacatttttaagataatattaaatgtcattttagattttaaaatttgtttcattataaatatcattttatatttttaagtattgttTATCCATTTTAAAGGTAAAAcagaaaatttaattatttttaatttatgtccTAAAATGTTACTAATAATGAAACATAGGGAATATAAGCTAATAGTGGCATGTCGACGTGCAAAGAAATTTCgaatacccttttttttttaacaacaattTCGAATACGCTATTCGATTGATTTCACCGACCAGTGCACCCAATCGCATAATCAAAATTCAATGTGTTTGCCACAATTTGTTAGCTCGTATGAGACTCTAGAGTTTACATTTCATCACAACCATTTTATGTTCTGTCCGACTTAATAAAACCTCCCgattatacaaatataaaaaagcaCCAAAAAATAATAGCATGACggtttgatataaaataaaaataaaaaacaataaagtgCCAAAAATCACTAATTAAAAacaatctatttatataaaatagagtttgCTCTCTCCTTATAGAGCCACCTAGGATGCCACATCAGAAATTCTAGCTCTGTGAAATCGACATCTGTCATCTCTCACCAAAACTCACCGTATCACCTGTTATTCACAGTTTTGCATTTGTCGCAAGCGTCTCTTCTAattcttcttctgtttctctACTCTTGATCATTCATTCCTCTTCGTTAAATCTTATATGCGTGAGCCATAATACTCTTCCAACTTCCTCTCTTTCTCCAATAATATAAACATGTCTGTCGAAGATTTTACCGAATCAAATTCTACAACATCCATTCACCAAAAATCAATCGACAGGTATGAAATTGGCTCAAACGTCCGAAAAGTCTCCGGTTGCTTTATATTTCAACGATGGTTCATCGGAGTCGGAATTAAACTTCCATTTGACATATTTCTAGGAGGCTATGTTATTGGGGTTTCGGTGTGTTATTGGGCTTCATATTGCCTTACAAGAAAACCAGCCCAGATTGCGTGAATCACTAATGTTCTTGATCCTCATCGTTTCCTGATTTAGGGTTCCACTATAGTCGTCGATATCCACCATTAGAGACGTGATGTAGGGTTCCACCACGATCATCTAAATCGGCCATTAGAGAGACTGAGATGCAGAAGTCT
The nucleotide sequence above comes from Brassica napus cultivar Da-Ae chromosome A9, Da-Ae, whole genome shotgun sequence. Encoded proteins:
- the LOC106365108 gene encoding NAC domain-containing protein 66, which translates into the protein MNISVNGQSQVPPGFRFHPTEEELLQYYLRKKISNIKIDLDVIRDVDLNKLEPWDIQEMCKIGTTPQNDWYFFSHKDKKYPTGTRTNRATTVGFWKATGRDKIIYSNGDRIGMRKTLVFYKGRAPHGQKSDWIMHEYRLDDNLLVSSSNLDDDVTLETCEVIGGDEGWVVCRVFMKKSLCKTVNSSPPRSIKTPSFNEETIGQFLEVMEQSCKEETILDPFLKLPNLECPNTVASYQRLMDDQVSNCHVSKLVDPITSWASLDRLVASQLNGPNSYYEIPQSPFHGLNRPGYFNTGLTPDYYIPEMDVWNDTDFGRTTPSSN